Sequence from the Streptomyces mobaraensis NBRC 13819 = DSM 40847 genome:
GACCAGGACGGTCGCCTCCGGGTCGAAGGGGGTGCCGGCCGCCGCCCGGCCCCGGGCGGCCCGGGGGACGAGCGGTGTCCCTTCGCGGACGGCGAGTTGGGGCTCGTCCAGGCCCAGGGCGCGGGTCAGTTCGGCGGGCCCTGCGGCCTCGTCGAGGTCGACGAGGGCGAACCGGTCCGGGTGCTCGGCCTGGGCGCTGCGCACCAGGCCCCACACGGCGGCCGTGTCCGGCGCGAGGCGGGCCTCGTCCCCGGGCCGGGCGGCCACGGCCGTGCGGGTGACGAACGCCAGGCGCGGCCCGTCGGTGCGCTCCGCGCCCGGCCGCCCGTCCGCCTGCCACTCGCGCAGCAGGGCCAGGACGCGGCCGGTCAGCGCGCGGGCGGCGGCGGGCGGCGCGGCGCCCTCGGGCGGGGTGACGGGGACGACGAGCCAGCGGAGGCCGGGGTCGGGGTCGGCCGGGTCGTAGGCGGGGAACGGCCAGTCGCCGGTGGCGTCGAGCACCGCCACGGACCCGGGCGGCGGCGGGACGGGCGTCCCGGCCGCGGGCGTCCACGCGATGGTGAACAGGCAGTCGGCGGCCACCGGCCGGGCGGCGGCGAGCCGGTCGGCCGTCACCGGCCGGGCGAGCACCGACTCCACGGAGGCGACGAGGCGCCCCTCCGCGTCGTGCGCGGTCATCCGCACGGCGTCCCCGCCGGTGGGCGCGAGCCGCACCCGGAGTTCCCGGGGCGCGTTCCCGCCGTCCGGCAGCCGCACCCCCGACCAGGCGAACGGCAGCAGCGCCGCGCCGGACGCGCCGTCCGTGCGGTCGGCGAGGGCGGCGTGGAAGGCGGCGTCGAGGAGGGCGGGGTGCAGCAGGTGGCGGACGTCGGGGGCGTCGCCGCCCGCGTCGAGGACGACGTCGGCGGCGATCCCGTCCGCGTACCGCCAGGCGGCGCGGACGCCCCGGAACCAGGGCCCGTACGCGACACCGCACTCGGCGAGGCGGGTGTAGAGGCCGTCGAGGGCGAGGGGGGTGGCGTCCACGGGGGGCCAGGCGGTGGGGGGCGGGGTGGCGCCGATCGCCGCCCCGGCCGACGGACTCGGCCGGGTACCGGCCCCGTCCGCTCCCGGCGTGCCGTCCGCCGACTCGCCGGGCCGGAGCGCGGGGTTCCCCGGCGCCGACCGGAAGCCCGCCCGTTCCGCCGCCCCTGGCGCGGTGTTCGCGGCCGCCCCCACCGGCGCCCCCGCCGCCAGCACCCCCGACGCCGTCCGCGTCCAGCCGTCCGCGCCGTCCTCCGCGTGCAGGGTGAACGCGGCGCGCCCGGCGGCGTCGGGTTCCGCGACGTGGAGTTGGAGCGCGCAGCCGCCGTCGCGGACGAGGAGGGGTGCCTCCAGGGTCAGTTCCTCGACGACGGGAGTGCCCAGGCGGGTGCCCGCGGTCGCGGCGAGTTCCAGCAGCGCCGTTCCGGGGACGACGATTTCGCCGTGGACGGTGTGGTCGGCGAGCCAGGGGTGGCGTTCCGGGGAGACGTGGCCGGTGAACAGGTGGCCTCCGCCGGCCGCCAGGGGGACGCCGCCCGCGAGGATCGGGTGGCGGGCCGGGGTGAGGCCGGTCGTGCGGAGGTCCCCCGCCTCGGTCCGGTCTCCGGCGGTGGGCCAGAAGCGCTGCCGGGTGAAGGCGTAGCCGGGGAGGTCGACGCGGCGCGGGCCGGCGTGCGCGTAGGTCGGGGACCAGTCCACGTCGACGCCGCCCGCGTACGCCTCGGCGAGGGAGCGCAGGAAGTCGTCCGGTTCCCCGTGGCCGCGCTGGAGGGTGCCGACGACCAGGCCGGAGCCGGCCGGGTCGGTGTCGTCGAGGATCTGGCCGACCGGAGCGGTGAGCACGGGGTGCGGGCTGATCTCGACGAAGACCCGGTAGCCGGCACCGGCCATGTGCCGCAGGGTCTCCTCGAAGAGGACCGGCCGGCGCAGGTTGGTGTACCAGTAGTCCGCGTCGAGCCCGGCCGTGTCGGCGGGCCGCGCGGTGACGGTGGAGTGGAAGGGGACGCCGGCCGTCCGGGGACGTACCGGGGCGAGGGCGGCGGCCAGTTCCTCGCGGACGCCCTCGACCTGCGGCGAGTGGGAGGCGTAGTCGACGGGGATCCGCCGCACCCACACGCCGTCGGCGTCGCACTCCTCGTACAGCTCGTCCAGCGCCTCCGCCGGGCCCGAGACCAGCACCGAGGAGCGGCTGTTGACCGCCGCGACGGAGAGTCCGCCGTCGAGCGCGGCGAGCCGGGCCCGTACGTCCTCCACCGGTTCGGCGACGGAGAGCATGCCGCCGCCGGTGCCGAGGCCGCGGATCGCCTTGCTGCGCAGGGCGACGATCCGGGCCGCGTCGTCGAGGGTCAGCGCCCCCGCGACGTACGCGGCGGCGATCTCGCCCTGCGAGTGCCCGACGACCCCGTCGGGCTCGACGCCGTGGGCGCGCCAGAGGGCGGCCAGCGACACCATGACGGCGAACAGCACGGGCTGGACCACGTCGACGCGGTCGAGCGGGGGCGTGCCGGGGACGCCCTTGACGACGTCGAGCAGGTTCCAGTCGGTGTGGGGGGCGAGCGCCTCCGCGCAGCGCTCCATCTCCGCCGCGAACTCCGGTGCGGAGGCGAGCAGTCCGGTGGCCATGCCCTCCCATTGGGAGCCCTGGCCGGGGAAGACGAAGGCGATCCGGCCGGCGGGCCCGCCCCCGCGCGCGGCCGGGCCGTCGGCGGCGACGCGGTCGAGGCCGGCGAGGAGGTCGTCGCGGGTACGGCCGACCACCGCCGCGCGGTGGGAGAGCGTCGCGCGCGTCGTCGCCAGCGAGAACGCCACGTCCAGCGGATCGGCGTCCGGGTGCGCCCGCACCCACTCCCCCAACTTCCGTGCCTGCGCGGCCAGTCCGGTCGGGGTGCGGCCCGAGACCGGCCACGCCAGCGGGCCGTCGGTGGACGGGCGGGAGGCCGGCCGCTCGGAGGGCGGCGGCTCTTCGACGATGACGTGGGCGTTGGTCCCGGAGGCGCCGAAGCTCGACACTCCCGCGCGGCGGACCCTTCCGTCCGTACGCGGCCACGCCCGCTCCTCCGTCAGCAGCCGCACCGGCCCCTTCGACCAGTCGACCTTCCCCGTCGGACGATCGACGTGCAGGGTCGCCGGCAGCCGCTCCGCCCGCAGCGCGCAGATCATCTTGATGATCCCGCCCACCCCGGCCGCCGCCTGCGTGTGCCCGATGTTCGACTTCAGCGACCCCAGCCACAGGTCCGAGGACCGCTCCCCGTACGCGGCCTGGAGCGCCTGGACCTCGATCGGGTCCCCCAGCGTCGTCGCCGTCCCGTGTCCCTCGACCGCGTCCACGTCCGCCGCCGACAGCCCCGCGTCCGCCAGCGCCGCCCGGATCACCCGCTCCTGCGCCGGGCCGTTGGGGGCGGTGAGGCCGTTGCTGGCGCCGTCCTGGTTGATCGCCGAGCCGCGCAGCACCGCGTGCACCCGGTGGCCGTTCCGCCGCGCGTCCGAGAGGCGTTCCAGCAGCAGGACCCCGAGGCCGTCGGAGAAGCCGGTGCCGTCGGCCGCGTCGGCGAAGGCGCGGCAGCGGCCGTCCGGGGAGACGGCACGCTGCCGGGAGAACTCCCGGTAGACGGTGGGGGTGGCGGCGATGGTGACGCCCGCGACGATGGCCAGCGAGGACTCGCCACGGCGCAGCGACTGCATCGCCAGGTGGGCCGCGACGAGCGACGAGGAGCAGGCCGTGTCGACGGTCAGCGCCGGGCCTTCGAGGCCGAAGGTGTAGGCCACCCGGCCTGAGGCGACGGCGGGGAGGGTGCCGATGCCCCAGTAGCCCTGGAGGTTCCGGCCGTCGGCGTGAGCGACGTAGCTGTAGTCGACGCCGGAGACGCCGGCGAACACGCCGGTTCGGGAGCCGCGCAGCGCGGCGGGGTCGAGGCCGGCGTCCTCGAACGCCTCCCAGGTGCCTTCGAGGAGCAGCCGCTGCTGCGGGTCCATGGCCAGGGCCTCGCGCGGGCTGATGCCGAAGAAGTCGGCGTCGAAGTCGGCGGCGCCGCGGACGAAACCGCCGTGCCGGGTGGTGCTGGTGCCGGGGTGATCGGGGTCGGGGTGGTGGAGTTCGCCGAGGGGCCAGCCGCGGTCCTCGGGGAAGCCGGTGATCGCGTCGCGGCCGTCGGCGACCAGCCGCCACAGGGCGGCGGGCGAGTCGGCGTCGCCCGGGTAGCGGCAGGCCATGCCGATGACGACGACGGGGTCGTCGTCGGTCTCCGGGGCGGGTTCGTCGGCGGCGGCGTCCTCGGCGGGTGCCGTGTCCAGCCCGAGCCGGCCGAGCAGTTCGCCCGCCACGGCCCGTGGGTTGGGGTGGTCGAACAGCAGGGTCAGCGGCAGGTCGAGGCCGAAGGCGCGGCTCAGCCGGCCGGTGAGTTCCAGCGCGGCGAGGGAGTTGTAGCCGTAGTCGAGGTAGGCGCGGTGCGGATCGATGGTGTCGGGCGTCCGGCCGAGGAGGTCCGCCGTCTCGGCGAGCACGGCGTCCAGGACCCTGCGCAGACGGTCGCCGGGCGCGGCCTCGGCCACCTGCCCGGCGAGGGAGCCGGCGGTGCGGTTGCCGGCGGATTCCGCAGTACTCACGTGCATCCCCTCGCTGACGTGCTCTCGGGTCGGAACTCTCGGTGGTGCGGGTCGGTCGGCGGTCGCCGCGTCGCGTCCGGCCGGGCCCCTCAGGGGCAGCGGACGACCTGTGCGGCGTAACTGAGGCCCGCCCCGAAGCCCATGAGGAGCACGGGGTCCCCGGACCTGACCTCACCGAGGTCGATGAGGCGGGACAGGGCGAGGGGGACGGACGCGGCGGAGGTGTTGCCGGTGTGGACGATGTCGCGGCCTACGGCGGCCCGGTCGGCGCCCAGGCGTTCGGCCAGCCGCTCGATCATGCGCAGGTTGGCCTGGTGGGTGACGAAGCCTCGCAGGTCGGCGGGGGCCAGGCCGGCGCGGGCGCAGGCTTCCTCGGCGACGGCCACGAGTTCGGTGGTCACCCAGCGGTAGACGGCCTGGCCGCGCATGGTCACGCTGCCGTGCCGGCCGGGGATGGCGACCAGGCCCGCCTGGTCGCCGTCGCCGCCCCAGACGACCGGGTGGATGCCGGGGCGTTCGTCGGCGACGACGACCGCGGCGCCGGCGCCGTCGGCGAAGACGGTGGCGGTGTCCACGTCGGTGGGGTCCACCCAGTCGGTCATCCGCTCGGCGCCGACGACCAGGGCCCGCCGGCTGGTGCCGGAGCGCACCAGGCCGTCGGCGACGCCGAGCGCGTAACAGAAGCCCGCGCAGGCGGCGTTGACATCGAAGGCGGCGATGCGGGGGACGCCGAGCAGGGCGGCCACCGAGGCGGCTCCGTTGGGCATGGGCGAGGGCAGCGAGCAGGTGGCGAGGACCAGCAGGTCGACGTCGGCGGGGGTGAGGCCGGCGGCGGAGAGGGCCTTGCCCGCCGCGGTGGCGGCCATGGACTGCACCGAGTCGTCGGCGCCCGCGAAGCGGCGTTCGCGGATGCCGACGCGGCGCTCGATCCACTCGGCGGTGACGCCGAGGGGCGCGCCGAGCGTCTCGTTGTCGACGATCCGCTCGGGGCGGACGCCGGCGACGGCCGCGATGCGGGAACCGGGGGAACGGGTCTGTGGGGGCGGCGTGATCAAGGTGGCTCACCTCGTCGGGTCGGCGGCGGGGGACGGCGGGACGGGCGGGTGGCCCGGCACCTCCGTGCCGGCTGGTGGGTGCGGTCGCGACCGCCGGTGGGCGGGGTGCCGCCGCGTCGTGTCGCGCCCGTGGCGCCCGTCGGACCCAGCGGGCGGGGCCGTGGTTCGGCCGGGCCGGCGGGAACGGCCGGGTGGCCGCGGCGGGCGCACGCCCCCGGCTTCCGGGTGCGCGGCGCACGGCGGCGCACCGTCCGGCGGGGCGTCCGGCCGGCCGGGGACCCCTGGGCGCCGCCCCTCGGGCCCCGGACGCCCCAACGGGTTACCGCTGGGCACACGGCGTGCCGGACCGGCCCGCCCGGCGTCCCGCCGCGGCCCGGCCGGCCGGACGTCCGGGCATGATCCGAAAGCTTGTATCGGACCCCTCATCGTCCTAGGCTTCGCGAGCGGGGCGAATCGCCCGTAGCCACCGAGAGGTTCAGGCCGAGCACATTTCAAACATGAACCACCGACCGGGAGTTGTCCTGACTTCCCGGCCCCTCCGGTGACCTCGGAGAACGGTTGACGAGGGGGTGGGCCACCACTGGCAAGAGCGGCCGTCGAGGCCGCGCCGAACGACATCAGGCCGAAGGGGGAATGGCCGATCGTGTCCGTGTTTCCGCGACTCCGCAGAACGGCGCCGGCACATCCGTGCGCCGTGAGGCTCGACCGCCTCTTACAGACCTCCTGCCCTCTCTCCTTCGGCGGACATTCCCTCAGGGAGTTGGGAAGCACATGAACGGGGAACACGGGGTGAATCCTTCGCCGAATCGTCTCGTCGGGACGACTGCCGAGCAGAACGCCGCCGCAGGACCACCGGCGGTCCCGGTGCCCGGACGGGGAGCCTCCCCGGTGCCGGGCGGCGGCCTGGGCACGGGCGTACCGCGATCGGCCCTGCGGACGCTCACCCCGCGGGAACGCGAGGTGCTGAGCGTCCTGCCGAGCGGTGAGGGCAACGTTGCCATCGCCCGCCGCCTGGGCATCGCCGAGCGGACCGTCAAGGCACATCTGACCAGCATCACCAGGAAGTTGGGACTGCGCTCCCGGGTGGAGGCGGCGCTGCTGTCGGCCGAGTGGGCCGACGAGCTGCGGGCCGACCGGGCGGACGCGGACCGGACGTAGCGGAACGGGCGGGAGCACCGGGGAGACGGGGGCGGCGGACACGGGCGGCACCTCCTCCATGGGGACTGTCCTTTCCTGGACGGCGGATGGGTTGTCGGATGCGTTGTCGGGGGCCGGAGCGGCCCTCGTGACACGGATCCCGCGTGCCGCGGGCGGCCGTTCACGGGTCACGGGCGCCGGCTCCGGTGAACGGGCCACCCGCACCTGCCCGGACTTCCCGCCGACGGGCGGGCCACCGGCACCGGCCGGAGCCGGTGGCCCGCCCGGGCCCGCTATCCGCGGCCCGCGCCGTCGACCGCCTTGGTCAGCCGGTGCATGCGCGTGGCCAGGCTCATCCGGCCCTCCAGCCGGAACGCCGGCGGGCGCCGCCCGTCCACGTCCGCGAAGCCGTACTCGACCGCCAGGTCGCCGGTGCTGAGCACCTGCCCGGACTTCTCGCCGACCGCCGGGTCGGCGAGCAGCGCGGCGACGGCCCGGCCCACGTACTCCGGGGAGTGCACCACCGCCGCCGGGCCGCTGCCCATCAGCTCCCAGGCGGCGGCCACCCGCTCGGTGCGGACGAAGCCGGGGTGCAGCGACAGCGCGGCGACCCCGCGTTTGCGCAGGTCGGCGGCCATACCGCGGCACATCCGGTCGGCGGCGGACTTGAACACGTCGTAGCCGACCTGGCCGAGGTAGATGTCGCCGTCGGTGAAGCTGATGCCCACGACCAGGCCGCGGTCCTGCTCGAACATCAGCGGGACGAGCCGCCGGGTGACGTCGTACTGCCCGCGCAGCGACGCCTCGAACAGCTCGTAGCGCCACATCGGCTGGTCCCAGAAGGGGGCGTCGAAGCGGACGTCGGCGGAGCGTTCGTAGCCGCCCCAGGCGTTGTTGACGAGCAGGTCGAGGCGGCCGTGGTCGGCGCGGATCCGGTCGGCGAGCGCCTCGTTGTCGGCGGCGGTGCCGTGGTCGCAGCGGAGCGCCACGCCCTTGCCGCCGCGCGCGGTGACCTCGTCGGCGGTGTCGTCGACCGTGCCGGGCAGGCCCTCGGTGCGCGCGCCGCCGCGGGTGCTGCGGCCCGTCACGTACACGGTGGCGCCCGCGTCGCCCAGGGCGAGGGCGATGCCGCGGCCCACGCCGCGGCTGGCGCCCGTCACGACGGCCACCTTCCCCGACAGGTCCGGCGGGGTCCAGTCCTCGGTCGTCCCGGACGCGCCGGTCGCTTCGGTCATCGCTGTGTCCTCCGTTGTCGTTCGTGGTCCGGTCCGGCGTCCCGCGCGCGGGGGTTCAGCGGACGGTCAGGCGAGGTGCCGGGCCGCGTAGGCGAGGGTGGTGGCGTACGCCGCGGTGTCGTCGACCGCCGGCAGGCCGTAGCGGTCCCGGAGTTCGGGCATCGAGGTGGGCAGGACGCCGCCGCTGCACCGGGTGACCTCGCTGACGTCGCGCAGCACGGACAGGTACGAGCGGGTCATCGGCGGCTGCTCGGCGATGGTCTCGGGGGCGAGCCCGTCGGCGTCCAGCAGGGGCGGGACGGTGAGGTGGCGCCCGCGTTCGGCCGCCTGCTTCACCACGATCCCGACACAGGTCTCGACGTCCATGGCCTCGGGGCCCAGGGTGACCCACCACTCGCCCTCGTCGTCGCCGCGTTCGATCGCCCGCAGCACCGCCTTGGACAGCAGGTCCTGGGGGACGAAGTCCATCCGGATGCCCGGGTGGACGGGCAGGAAGGGGGCCCGGCCGCGGCCCAGCCAGTCCGACATCTGCTGGACGATCTGCGGGTGCGAGGTCCAGCCGGTGACCGAGTCGCCGATGAGGTTGGTGGGGCGGTAGATGGCGTGCGGGATGCCGGAGGAGCGCAGCAGCTCCTCGGCGGCGTACTTGGAGGTGATGTAGTTCCGGCACACGTTCTCCGCGCGCAGCGGTACGGGGGCGGTGTCCGCGAGGGCCGCGACGAAGGCCGTGCTCATGAAGTGCACGGGCGCGCCCGCCTCCCGGGCGAACTCGATCACCCGGCGGGTGCCCTCGACGTTGACGGGCGCGTAGCGCTCGGCGGGCAGCCCCCACTCCGTCAGTCCGGCGGAGTGGATCACGACGTCGACGCGGGCGGCGAGTTCGGCGTACGCGTCGGCGTCGAGGCCGAACCGCTCGCGGGTGACGTCGCAGCGCACCACGGGCTCGCCGGCGTCGGGCACGGTGGCCGCGCGGGCGGCCGGCAGCAGGCGGACGGCGCCGGGCTCGCGGAGCAGGGAGCGGCCGACGACACCGGTGGCGCCGGTGAGGAGGACGGTGCGGCGGGCGCTCACGGCCGCGACTCCTTCCAGTTCATGAGCCGCGTCGCGGCGCGCGCCCCGATGTAGAGGGCGGGTTCGGGCGGGAAGGAGGCGGGCGGGCGGCGCCGTCCGTCGTCCACGAAGAGGAGCCGCGAATGCGGGGTGTCCTTGCCGAGCGTCAGGTCGCGGAGGACCTTGCCGCCGGTGTGGGTAGCGGCGATACCGTTGCCGCAGTAGCCGTACCCGTAGAGCACCCGGCCGCCGGCGAGCGTGCCGAAGTGCGGCGCGTAGTCGCGGACGACGTCGGCGGTACCGCCGTAGGCGTAGCTGAACTCGACGTCGGCCCACATCGGGAAGAACCGCAGGAACTCGCGGTGGATCTCGCGGTAGACCTCGGGCCGGTTCATGTTCCGCTGCCGCTTGTCCCGGCCCCAGTAGTAGGGGGCGGGGCCGCCGGCGAACATGATCCGGTTGTCGTGGGTGAACCGGGCGCAGGTGAGCAGGGACTTGGCCTCGACCAGGCCCTCACGGCCCGCCCACGGGACGCGGGCGAGCTGGGCGTCGGTGAGCGGCTCGCTCACCATGGCGTACGTCCAGATCGGCACGACCTTGCGGCGGAACGGCGGGAAGGCGTCCATGTGCACGTTGGTGGCGAGGACCACCTTGTCGGCCTTCACCCGGCCGCCGGCGGTGACGACGACGGGCCGGACGCCCGGCTCGACGCGCAGGCAGGGGGTGCGGTCGTAGAGCGTGACGCCCTTCTCGCGGACCACCCGGGCCAGGCCGCGGGCCAGTTTGAACGGGTTGACCAGCGCGCCGCCGGTGCGCATGCCGGCCGCGATGGCGGGCGAGCCGACGACGGACATCGCCTCGTCGCGGGACATGATCTCGGGGGGCGCGGCGCCCATCCGGACGGCGAGGTCGCGGTCCTCCTCCAGCCGCCGGAGCTGGGCGGCGTCGGTGGCCACCATCAGGTAGTCGGTCGCCTCGTACTCGGCGTCGACCTTGTTCTTGCGGGTGAAGCGGCCGATCTCCAGGATCGACCGGCCGACCGCCTGGGACGCCTCCAGGGCGCGTTCCTCGCCGAATTCCTTGACGAGCGCCTGGATGTCCTTGCCGATGGTGGGAGTGACGAATCCGTCGGCGCGGCCCGAGGCGCCGTAACCGGAATGGTGGGCCTCGACGATACGGATGTCGAGGGCCGGCTCGGCCTCTTTCAGGAAATAGGCCGTCCACAGTCCGGTGAATCCACCGCCCACGATGCAGACGTCGCAGTCGACGGTTTCCCGCAAGGGGGGACCGGGCGTGACCGGTTCGGTGTCGTGCCAGTACACGACATGCTTGTACGCGTTCAATGAGTGCTCCTCAACGGCCCGCCGGGCGGTTTTTTCGGGCGGTTGCTCAGACGGCCTCGAAGACGATGCGCGCGAGGCCCAGGTGCCGGTTGGTGAAATGGCCGACCGTCGCGCCCAGGTACCGCTCGTAGTCGGCGACGTTCTTCTCGCCGGCGATGGCGACCGCGCTTTCCCGCCGCGCCGTCAGCCGGTTGAGCCATTCCCCGCAGGTCCGGGCGTAGTGGTCCGGGTCGTTGCGCAGCCGTACCACGTCGAACCGTTTCTCCGCGGCCTCCAGCACCTCGGCGAGCGCTGGGATCTCGGATTCCGGGAAGATGTGGTCGATGATGAACATCAGATCGCGGACGGTCTGTTTGTCCATCCGGACGTTGTTGCCCTTGACGTTGGTCTGGAGGGCGATCCGGCCCCCGGCGGGCAGCCAGGAGCGGCAGCGCTCGAAGAACTCCCGGTAGGCCGCGACGCGCTCGGCGCGGCTCAGCCCGGTGCGGGCGAAGTGCTCGAACGCGCCGATGGAGACGATCGCGTCGTAGGGCTCGGCCGGCTCGTGGTCGAGCCAGTTCTCGACCCGCACCTCGGTCCGCGGCAGGGCGCGCCCGCGCAGCAGCTCCGCCTGGCTGTCGCTGAGCGTGAGGCCCACCGCGTGCCCCACGCCGTGCACGCTCACCAGGCGTTCCAGCAGGCTTCCCCAGCCGCAGCCGACATCGAGCACGCGCCCGGCGCCGGCCGCCCGCGCGCCCTCGACCAGGTGGTCCAGCTTGCGCCGCTGGGCCGCCTCCAGGGTGTCGGACGCCGCGTCGGGGCCGTCGTCCCAGAGAGCGCAGGTGTACGTCATCGACTCGTCCAGCCACAGGGCGAAGAAGTCGTTCGACAGGTCGTAGTGGTGGCGGATGGCCTCGGCGGTGGCGCCCGCGTAGCCGGGTTGGACGGCCGCGGTCACGCCGCGCTGCCCGACTTGGTCTCCTCGGCGAGCCGCACCAGGTCGCCCACGGTCTTCACGCTCGCGGCCTTGGACGGGTCGAACTCGATGTCCAGGTCGTCCTCGATGGAGTAGACGATGTCGGCTATCTGCAGGCTGGAAAGACCGACCGAGTCGAAGGCGGTGTCGGCGTTCAGCACATGCGCGTCCGCCTTGCCGCCGAGCTTCTTGGCGATACGGGCGCAGACCTCTTCAGCAGTGATCACGAGACAGCCTTTCCGATCAATTCCGATGTCTCCGGTGCGCGGTGACCGAATGCCCGGGACGAGTGCGTGCGATGGGGGAGGGTGTTCCGGCGGTCGCGAGACGGACGCCGCGTGGAACGGTGGTGCGGATGCTCGGGAGGACGTCCACGAGGTGCGCACCCGGAAGGAATTCCAGCGGTTTTCCGGACGCCGCTGTACGCGATTCCGAACCTTTCCGTACGCGTTTTCGCGCACGGTCCCGTGCGGACTCGGCCCGCCCCGGCCGCGGACCGCCACCGGCCCCTTCCGGCCGCTCGCGTCCCGGCCGGGTGCGGTAACCGCCACGGTCCTCGTGACCAGTGGCTCCGGCATGGGTGTCACCGACCTTACCCAGCCATCCGGCGGCCCTCCATTGCCCTTTAGGGCAATGATCAACAGCCTCGGCGGATTGCTGGCGAAAAAGGACTCGAGGTGTTTTCCTTGCTCGGTACGAGCGGCCGGGGACCGAGCCCGTGACCGTCCTGGACCCGGCA
This genomic interval carries:
- a CDS encoding SAM-dependent methyltransferase; protein product: MTAAVQPGYAGATAEAIRHHYDLSNDFFALWLDESMTYTCALWDDGPDAASDTLEAAQRRKLDHLVEGARAAGAGRVLDVGCGWGSLLERLVSVHGVGHAVGLTLSDSQAELLRGRALPRTEVRVENWLDHEPAEPYDAIVSIGAFEHFARTGLSRAERVAAYREFFERCRSWLPAGGRIALQTNVKGNNVRMDKQTVRDLMFIIDHIFPESEIPALAEVLEAAEKRFDVVRLRNDPDHYARTCGEWLNRLTARRESAVAIAGEKNVADYERYLGATVGHFTNRHLGLARIVFEAV
- a CDS encoding acyl carrier protein, with amino-acid sequence MITAEEVCARIAKKLGGKADAHVLNADTAFDSVGLSSLQIADIVYSIEDDLDIEFDPSKAASVKTVGDLVRLAEETKSGSAA